Proteins from one Sabethes cyaneus chromosome 2, idSabCyanKW18_F2, whole genome shotgun sequence genomic window:
- the LOC128736658 gene encoding protein G12-like has translation MKLLSIISFALVASVALSQPQTSRTLQEDFDDFVALLPFEDIVAVAMRYFLTDKEVQAAVQYITGPEFAAVWDQVFALKEVLDILDYLEEAGVRAYDAVNELADLIGVKPVKPSLMIRQAVSIRGLNDLIEEVLALLPKEELLALFEQKMETSAEFKAFFEKLQSTEFQSLVDFANNSSELQSLFDKLREHGVDVDQFFELVKGFFGWGY, from the exons ATGAAACTACTATCGATTATCTCCTTCGCCCTGGTGGCTTCGGTCGCCCTCAGTCAGCCTCAGACTAGCCGCACACTGCAGGAAGATTTCGATGATTTTGTCGCTCTACTCCCATTTGAGGACATCGTCGCTGTTGCCATGCGGTACTTCCTAACCGACAAGGAAGTGCAAGCCGCCGTTCAGTACATCACCGGTCCGGAGTTCGCCGCCGTTTGGGATCAGGTATTCGCTCTCAAGGAAGTGCTCGATATTCTCGACTACCTGGAGGAAGCCGGTGTCCGTGCGTACGACGCTGTAAATGAGCTGGCCGATCTGATCGGAGTGAAACCGGTGAAGCCTTCGCTGATGATTCGTCAAGCTGTTAGCATCCGTGGATTGAACGATTTGATCGAAGAAGTGTTGGCTCTGTTGCCAAAGGAGGAGCTTTTGGCGTTGTTTGAGCAGAAGATGGAGACCAGCGCTGAGTTCAAGGCGTTCTTTGAGAAGCTTCAGAGTACCGAGTTTCAGAGTTTGGTGGACTTTGCCAAT AACTCCAGCGAGCTTCAATCCCTGTTTGACAAACTACGTGAACACGGTGTTGATGTCGACCAGTTCTTTGAGCTCGTCAAAGGATTTTTCGGTTGGGGATATTAA